Proteins encoded by one window of Methanobacterium sp. CWC-01:
- a CDS encoding methyltransferase domain-containing protein: MTTKIVGPIFTGRSWDEYLKMFKLTREELKTRSFLDCAAGASSFTAYLANGGGRVQAVDLLYDQDPLVLKSLCQKHLEALVKSLEPIKREFEWSYFRDLNHLKEHRSRSCQEFYQDYSQNPNRYQKGDLTRLPFADSEFDIVLSSHLLFIYDHRLDLDFHLQVLDEMLRVSGEEVRVYPLVKHANKTSEFLKPAWQRMSMVAELELVKVNYQFRRGGNQMLIIRKS; the protein is encoded by the coding sequence ATGACAACTAAAATTGTGGGTCCCATATTCACCGGGCGCAGCTGGGATGAGTACCTGAAGATGTTCAAACTAACCAGGGAGGAACTGAAGACCCGGAGTTTCCTGGACTGCGCCGCTGGTGCCAGCTCCTTCACCGCCTACCTGGCCAACGGTGGTGGTCGGGTGCAGGCGGTGGACCTTCTCTATGACCAGGACCCCCTGGTTCTTAAATCATTATGTCAGAAGCACCTGGAGGCCCTGGTAAAATCCCTGGAACCCATAAAGAGGGAGTTTGAATGGAGCTACTTCCGGGATCTGAACCACCTGAAGGAACATCGCAGTCGTAGCTGCCAGGAATTTTACCAGGACTACTCCCAGAATCCGAACCGTTACCAGAAGGGAGATCTAACCAGGCTACCCTTTGCTGATTCTGAATTTGATATAGTTCTCTCCTCCCATCTGCTTTTTATCTACGACCATCGTCTGGACCTGGACTTTCATCTACAGGTCCTAGATGAGATGTTGCGCGTGTCGGGGGAGGAGGTGCGGGTCTATCCCCTGGTGAAGCATGCGAATAAGACATCAGAATTCTTGAAGCCAGCCTGGCAGAGGATGTCAATGGTGGCGGAACTGGAACTGGTGAAGGTGAACTACCAGTTTCGCAGGGGTGGGAACCAGATGTTGATAATTAGAAAATCTTGA